In Leptolyngbya sp. FACHB-261, a genomic segment contains:
- a CDS encoding alpha/beta fold hydrolase, translated as MATSVLRRNNVQLLGQGEQTIVFAHGFGSDQTAWRHQVAAFKDRYRIVLFDHVGAGKSDFAAYSPRRYSSLYSYAEDLLDLCAELKLRQCTLVGHSVSGMVSLLAALIEPQYFKLLIFISASPRYLNDVGYIGGFEQADLDSLYAAMSANYHAWASGFAPIAMGNPERPELATEFANTLAAIRPDIAQAVARVIFQSDHRAELPRLKIPTVILQASNDIAVPNEVGKYLAAHIPQSQLVPIDAKGHLPHLSAPDVVTQAVATCLAV; from the coding sequence ATGGCAACTTCCGTCCTGCGACGTAACAATGTACAGCTTCTAGGTCAGGGCGAGCAAACCATTGTCTTTGCTCACGGCTTTGGCTCAGATCAAACGGCTTGGCGACATCAAGTTGCAGCCTTCAAAGACAGATATCGGATTGTTTTGTTTGATCATGTAGGTGCTGGCAAGTCCGATTTTGCGGCCTATAGTCCGCGCCGCTACAGCAGTCTGTACAGCTATGCTGAGGACCTATTAGACCTCTGTGCTGAGTTGAAACTGAGGCAGTGCACACTGGTTGGGCATTCCGTGAGTGGCATGGTCAGCTTGCTAGCTGCATTGATTGAGCCGCAGTACTTCAAGCTGCTGATTTTCATCAGTGCATCTCCTCGCTATCTCAACGATGTTGGCTACATCGGTGGCTTTGAACAAGCAGATCTAGATAGCCTCTATGCGGCAATGTCTGCGAACTATCATGCTTGGGCTAGTGGCTTTGCTCCTATTGCAATGGGAAACCCCGAGCGACCAGAATTGGCAACTGAATTTGCCAATACGCTTGCTGCGATTCGGCCCGATATTGCCCAAGCCGTTGCTCGAGTCATCTTTCAGTCGGATCACCGAGCTGAGTTGCCACGGCTGAAGATTCCAACAGTGATCTTGCAAGCCAGCAATGACATTGCTGTGCCCAATGAGGTGGGAAAATACCTCGCCGCCCATATTCCTCAGAGTCAACTCGTTCCGATCGACGCGAAGGGTCACCTACCTCATCTGAGTGCGCCTGACGTTGTGACTCAAGCAGTTGCTACATGTCTCGCTGTTTAG
- the trxA gene encoding thioredoxin: MSNNTSNNTEVVTLSAQTFNQEVLESSQIVLVDFWAPWCGPCRLVAPIITALAVEFAGQVKVGKLNIDENPEVASEYGITAVPTLMLFKDAQVVDEVIGLIPQRMLADKLSALLDQSKSSQAA; encoded by the coding sequence ATGTCCAATAACACTTCCAATAACACTGAAGTTGTTACTTTAAGCGCTCAAACCTTCAACCAGGAGGTCCTCGAGAGTTCACAGATTGTGCTGGTTGACTTTTGGGCTCCTTGGTGTGGTCCCTGTCGTTTGGTTGCTCCTATAATCACGGCCTTGGCAGTGGAGTTTGCAGGTCAAGTGAAAGTTGGCAAACTGAACATAGACGAGAACCCAGAGGTTGCCAGTGAGTATGGGATCACAGCTGTGCCAACCCTGATGCTATTCAAAGATGCGCAGGTCGTGGACGAGGTAATTGGTCTGATCCCTCAGCGCATGCTCGCGGACAAGCTAAGCGCTCTACTTGACCAATCCAAATCTAGTCAAGCTGCTTGA
- a CDS encoding DNA-binding protein, producing the protein MTAQLAHSQRGKVRLSLDVSPELNDVLEELAARSNGTKSDVLRKAITLMKVATDARDKGLKVGIVDENQHLVTEIVGI; encoded by the coding sequence ATGACTGCCCAACTTGCTCATTCGCAGAGAGGCAAGGTTCGCCTCAGTCTCGACGTATCTCCTGAACTCAACGACGTGCTCGAAGAGCTAGCAGCTAGAAGCAATGGGACCAAGAGTGATGTGCTGCGTAAGGCGATTACCTTGATGAAAGTGGCGACGGACGCTCGGGATAAAGGTCTCAAGGTTGGCATTGTTGATGAGAACCAGCATTTGGTAACTGAAATTGTTGGTATCTGA
- a CDS encoding Hpt domain-containing protein — MADDGSSDLLIELIECYLEETPKMLQAIRAAAINSDHILLNRTAHSLRSSSGSLGAIQLSRLCQELEIMTHSDNTTGISEAAVFLTICQLETEYERVKLALQEELQGEQR, encoded by the coding sequence ATGGCTGACGATGGTAGCAGCGATTTACTGATAGAACTGATTGAGTGCTACCTCGAAGAGACGCCTAAAATGCTGCAAGCTATTAGGGCTGCCGCAATCAATTCAGATCACATATTATTGAACCGAACAGCTCATTCTTTACGTTCTAGTAGTGGCAGCCTGGGAGCGATTCAACTCTCGCGACTATGCCAAGAGCTAGAAATTATGACCCACTCGGATAACACAACGGGTATATCCGAAGCTGCGGTGTTTTTAACCATCTGCCAACTAGAGACAGAATACGAACGGGTCAAGTTAGCTCTACAGGAAGAATTGCAAGGAGAGCAGCGATGA
- a CDS encoding PleD family two-component system response regulator, with protein sequence MNACPLSSSSPLVLIVDDDKFMRLQLRRGLEQEGYRVVEAVDGEQCLALYSQLQPNIVLLDALMPVMDGFTCCTQLQTVSGSEHTPILMITGLEDKKSVDLAFEAGAADYVTKPIHWAVLRQRVRRLLRQSQLHQQLQAANHELQRMVTSDGLTGVANRRYFDEILEREWQRLAREQQPLSLVLADVDFFKNYNDTYGHQAGDHCLKEVARAIAQAVKRPADLVARYGGEEFAIVLPNTEAQGAVHVAEEIRKAVQSLQLKHKASKVNEFVTLSLGVTGLLPQPNSSPELLILAADQGLYQAKAEGRNRTILRASPRLPLTPLPLWQTQINI encoded by the coding sequence ATGAACGCCTGTCCTCTTTCCAGTAGCTCCCCGTTAGTGCTTATTGTTGATGATGACAAGTTTATGCGGCTTCAACTGAGACGGGGCCTGGAGCAAGAGGGCTATCGAGTGGTAGAGGCAGTTGATGGTGAGCAATGCCTGGCTCTCTACTCACAGCTGCAGCCAAATATCGTTTTGCTCGATGCGCTTATGCCAGTCATGGACGGCTTCACCTGCTGTACCCAGCTCCAAACTGTGAGCGGTAGCGAGCATACCCCCATCTTGATGATTACGGGGCTTGAGGACAAAAAGTCTGTCGATTTGGCCTTCGAGGCCGGGGCTGCTGATTATGTGACTAAACCCATTCATTGGGCTGTGCTACGCCAGCGGGTCCGACGACTGCTTCGACAATCGCAACTCCACCAGCAGTTGCAGGCGGCGAATCATGAACTACAACGGATGGTGACTTCAGATGGCTTGACAGGAGTTGCTAATCGTCGCTATTTTGATGAGATTTTGGAGCGAGAGTGGCAGCGCTTAGCAAGAGAACAGCAGCCGCTGTCACTAGTTTTAGCTGATGTCGATTTTTTTAAAAACTACAACGACACCTACGGACATCAGGCGGGTGATCATTGCTTGAAAGAAGTCGCTAGGGCAATTGCACAAGCTGTTAAACGTCCTGCTGATTTAGTAGCTCGCTATGGTGGTGAGGAGTTTGCAATTGTTCTACCTAATACAGAGGCGCAGGGAGCGGTTCATGTTGCCGAAGAGATTCGCAAGGCTGTTCAATCCCTGCAGCTTAAACACAAGGCTTCTAAAGTCAATGAGTTTGTAACCCTCAGTTTGGGAGTTACTGGCTTGCTGCCTCAACCGAATTCTTCCCCTGAGCTGCTAATTCTTGCCGCAGACCAAGGTCTCTATCAAGCTAAAGCAGAGGGTCGCAATCGAACCATTCTCAGGGCTTCTCCAAGATTGCCTTTAACTCCACTCCCACTGTGGCAAACCCAAATAAATATCTAG
- a CDS encoding TspO/MBR family protein: MSTSGLTIGAITFLVALGGVWLRLRDVQWFAHLKRPDWLSFEPAIPFIWTFIFACGAWSATQVWESDPGSFVTWLLMGLYLLLEIFTVAYIPVMLRQRSLAVGTILGAIGVVLGVVLTLSVWPLSGWAALLLLPYVLWSPIGTYTTWEMIRLNPQAV; the protein is encoded by the coding sequence ATGAGCACATCCGGGCTAACCATCGGAGCAATCACCTTCTTAGTTGCCCTAGGGGGAGTGTGGCTTAGATTGCGAGATGTGCAGTGGTTCGCGCACCTAAAACGGCCCGATTGGTTATCTTTCGAGCCTGCTATTCCTTTTATATGGACTTTTATCTTTGCCTGTGGAGCCTGGTCAGCAACCCAAGTTTGGGAAAGTGATCCGGGCAGTTTCGTCACCTGGCTACTGATGGGACTTTATCTACTGCTTGAGATCTTTACAGTGGCCTATATCCCTGTGATGCTACGGCAACGTAGTTTAGCAGTAGGAACTATCCTTGGGGCCATTGGGGTTGTTCTAGGAGTTGTTCTAACTCTGTCAGTTTGGCCGCTCTCGGGTTGGGCTGCGCTGTTGCTACTGCCTTACGTACTTTGGAGCCCAATTGGCACTTACACAACTTGGGAAATGATTCGCCTCAACCCTCAAGCGGTTTGA
- a CDS encoding serine/threonine-protein kinase — protein sequence MSSPQVSRCINPECRQPFPRPWEDRFCQSCGTTLRLNERYVPLQLLGEGGFALTYTVLDLQGQTERVLKVLTDSVPKALTLFQQEAEVLASIRHRGVPRVESDGYFVVKTPSQSLPCLVMEKIEGVTLQTVLKRHPQGCSPEQIIDWLLQATEILEVLHSRHIVHRDLKPANLMLRSQDGSLVVIDFGGVKQIMQTTSEHSAENQAASTRLYSLGYSPPEQVTGAAVRPQADFFALGRTMLHLLTGRFPTELEDVVTGGLDWQVRGKFDAPLVDLLEDMTRLDVRQRPTSATEIRQRLQPLQFFFSKPQPSIPNPHPSPSAPFPLPQPPPVAPATKPPRRAHEFLAQASRGLLKAARVVTDTGWSVLLGGFGGLAGGALGCLLAYAIPVGPRLINGVLALFQGQLGDPALLVGREVTPFLLAGIATAIGLTEAGGFQQRRRYLLSALTGGSGYLLGLLALHGLLALGLPGLALPSFTFIASLLLVLGLGLKRDALSYGALAAAGTTGFSSMLLLFPSFAGPFATAVGLWQSLLLQPDISALRFEEFLSVCSFFAVMGIALGLSLSLAHYLLLPLARQLK from the coding sequence ATGTCTTCTCCCCAAGTTTCCCGTTGTATCAATCCTGAGTGTCGGCAGCCCTTTCCTCGTCCTTGGGAAGACCGCTTCTGTCAAAGTTGCGGTACGACGCTGCGCTTGAACGAGCGCTACGTGCCGCTTCAGCTGTTGGGGGAGGGGGGCTTTGCTCTGACCTACACCGTACTAGATTTACAAGGCCAGACCGAAAGAGTCTTAAAAGTGCTCACCGACTCGGTACCAAAAGCCCTGACCCTGTTTCAGCAGGAAGCCGAAGTCTTGGCTAGCATCCGGCACCGAGGGGTACCCCGGGTTGAGTCAGACGGCTACTTTGTGGTCAAGACACCCTCGCAGTCGCTGCCCTGCCTGGTGATGGAGAAAATTGAAGGGGTGACTCTGCAAACAGTCCTCAAGCGCCATCCTCAGGGTTGTTCACCTGAGCAAATCATCGACTGGCTACTTCAGGCTACCGAGATCCTGGAGGTTCTTCACAGTCGCCATATCGTTCACCGCGACCTCAAACCAGCCAACCTCATGCTGCGCTCACAGGATGGCAGCCTGGTTGTGATCGATTTCGGTGGCGTCAAACAGATTATGCAGACCACATCGGAGCACTCAGCCGAAAACCAGGCCGCATCTACCCGGCTCTACTCCCTCGGCTACAGCCCACCCGAGCAAGTGACTGGCGCTGCTGTACGACCTCAAGCAGACTTTTTTGCTTTGGGACGCACCATGCTGCACTTGCTGACAGGGCGCTTTCCTACTGAGTTAGAAGACGTTGTCACTGGAGGTCTAGACTGGCAGGTCCGGGGAAAATTCGATGCGCCTCTCGTGGACTTGCTAGAAGACATGACTCGGTTGGATGTTCGCCAACGTCCGACTAGTGCCACTGAGATCCGGCAGCGCCTACAACCGCTCCAATTCTTCTTCTCCAAGCCTCAGCCCTCTATCCCCAACCCTCATCCCAGTCCTTCTGCTCCGTTTCCCCTGCCCCAACCTCCCCCAGTTGCGCCTGCAACCAAACCCCCCCGACGCGCCCATGAGTTTCTTGCCCAAGCCAGTCGAGGGCTCCTGAAGGCGGCACGAGTGGTTACGGATACGGGTTGGAGCGTTCTCTTAGGCGGTTTTGGTGGCTTAGCTGGCGGTGCTCTAGGCTGCCTGCTAGCCTATGCCATTCCTGTGGGGCCTCGATTGATCAATGGGGTACTGGCCCTTTTCCAAGGGCAGCTGGGCGATCCAGCGCTGCTGGTCGGGCGTGAGGTCACCCCTTTTCTGTTAGCTGGCATTGCAACGGCCATTGGTTTAACCGAAGCGGGTGGCTTTCAGCAGCGCCGACGCTATCTGCTCTCGGCGCTAACTGGTGGCAGTGGCTACCTACTGGGGCTGCTAGCGCTGCACGGACTTCTAGCCCTGGGCCTGCCGGGTCTTGCCCTACCATCCTTTACCTTTATTGCCAGTCTGCTGTTGGTGCTGGGTCTGGGACTCAAGCGTGATGCGCTCAGTTATGGCGCTCTGGCAGCGGCTGGCACGACAGGGTTCAGTAGCATGCTACTGCTGTTCCCCAGCTTTGCTGGACCGTTTGCCACGGCTGTAGGTCTGTGGCAGTCCCTGCTCCTCCAACCAGATATTTCAGCCCTTCGATTTGAGGAGTTTCTGTCTGTGTGCAGCTTCTTCGCAGTGATGGGCATCGCACTGGGCCTATCCCTATCTCTGGCTCACTATCTATTGCTACCCCTGGCCCGACAACTGAAGTGA
- a CDS encoding pyridoxal phosphate-dependent aminotransferase: MKLAARLSQITPSLTLAISAKAKAMKGEGIEVCSFSAGEPDFDTPEHIKAAAAKALAEGKTKYGPVAGQPELRAAIAQKLQNDNGLCYGPEQVLVTNGGKHSLYNLMMALLDPGDEVIIPAPYWLSYPEMVKLADGVPIIVQTTQETGYKITPAQLRSSITERTRLLILNSPSNPTGMVYTPDEVRALAEVVVEAGIWVVSDEIYEKIRYDGIEHLSIGAASPEAFERTIVSSGFAKAYSMTGWRIGYLAAPLAIIKATSTLQGHSTSNVCTFAQYGAVAALTSSQDCVEEMRLAFAKRREVMYGRLSTIPGVKCPKPDGAFYLYPDISATGLTSMAFCDALLEEKQVAVIPGIAFGNDTNIRLSYATDLDTIEKGMDRLEAFVHSRV; the protein is encoded by the coding sequence ATGAAACTCGCGGCCCGTCTCAGCCAGATTACCCCTTCCCTGACTCTCGCGATCTCGGCTAAGGCCAAAGCTATGAAGGGAGAGGGCATTGAAGTCTGTAGCTTCAGTGCGGGCGAGCCTGACTTTGATACTCCCGAGCACATTAAGGCAGCGGCAGCCAAGGCGTTGGCCGAGGGCAAAACTAAATATGGCCCTGTTGCTGGGCAACCAGAATTGCGAGCCGCAATCGCACAGAAATTGCAGAACGATAACGGCCTCTGCTACGGCCCAGAGCAAGTACTGGTCACCAACGGTGGGAAGCATTCCCTCTACAACCTGATGATGGCGCTGCTGGACCCAGGCGATGAGGTGATCATTCCTGCCCCGTACTGGCTGAGTTATCCAGAAATGGTCAAACTTGCAGATGGCGTGCCAATCATCGTTCAAACCACGCAAGAAACTGGCTACAAAATTACACCGGCTCAACTGCGCAGCAGCATTACTGAGCGTACAAGGCTATTGATCCTCAATTCTCCCTCAAACCCCACGGGTATGGTCTATACACCTGATGAGGTGCGGGCGCTCGCTGAAGTTGTGGTTGAGGCGGGTATTTGGGTTGTTTCTGACGAGATTTACGAGAAAATTCGCTATGACGGCATTGAGCATCTAAGCATTGGAGCAGCTAGCCCTGAAGCCTTCGAACGCACGATTGTCAGCAGTGGTTTCGCTAAAGCCTACTCCATGACCGGCTGGCGGATTGGTTATCTAGCAGCTCCCTTAGCGATTATCAAAGCAACTAGTACACTGCAAGGACACAGCACCTCGAATGTCTGCACATTCGCTCAATATGGGGCAGTTGCTGCGCTTACGAGTTCGCAAGATTGCGTTGAAGAAATGCGTCTCGCCTTTGCTAAACGCCGTGAGGTAATGTATGGGCGGCTGAGCACAATTCCAGGGGTCAAATGCCCGAAACCGGATGGTGCTTTCTACCTGTATCCGGATATCAGTGCAACCGGCCTGACTTCTATGGCTTTTTGCGATGCCCTGCTCGAGGAAAAGCAAGTAGCTGTTATTCCAGGTATTGCTTTTGGCAACGACACCAATATCCGCCTTTCCTACGCCACAGATCTAGACACAATCGAGAAAGGCATGGACCGGTTAGAAGCATTTGTGCATAGCCGAGTCTGA